In the genome of Phacochoerus africanus isolate WHEZ1 chromosome 10, ROS_Pafr_v1, whole genome shotgun sequence, one region contains:
- the GC gene encoding vitamin D-binding protein, giving the protein MKRILIFLLAVAFVHALERGRDYEKDKVCKELASLGQDDFTSLSMVLYSRKFPSGTFEQISHLVNEVVSLTEACCAEGADPDCYDNRTSALSDKSCESDSPFPVHPGTAECCTKEGLEKKLCMAALKHQPQEFPTYVEPTNDEICEAFRKDPKGFANQFMYEYSINYGQAPLTLLVSYTKSYLSMVGSCCTSPSPTVCFLKERLQLKHLSLLTIMSNRLCSQYAAYGKDKSRLSHLIKLAQKVPTANLEDVLPLAEDVATILSKCCDSASEDCMAKELPEYTVKICDNLSSKNSKFTDCCQEKTPMDIFICTYFMPAAPRPELPDVKLPTNKDVCDKGNPKVLDQYVFELSRKTHIPEVFLSKILEPTLKSLDECCHSEDSTACFKAKGPQFKKELSSFIEKGQELCADYSENTFTEYKKKLAERLRGKWPDATETELEELVKKRSDFASKCCSINSPPLYCDSEIDAEMNTL; this is encoded by the exons GTCGAGATTATGAGAAGGATAAAGTCTGCAAGGAACTTGCCAGTCTGGGACAAGATGACTTCACATCGTT GTCGATGGTCCTATACAGCAGGAAATTTCCCAGTGGCACCTTTGAACAGATCAGTCATCTTGTGAATGAAGTTGTGTCCTTGACAGAAGCCTGCTGTGCTGAGGGGGCTGACCCTGACTGCTACGACAACAGG acTTCAGCACTGTCAGATAAGTCCTGTGAAAGCGACTCCCCATTCCCAGTACACCCAGGAACTGCTGAGTGCTGCACCAAAGAGGGCCTTGAAAAGAAACTCTGTATGGCTGCCCTGAAGCATCAGCCCCAAGAATTCCCTACCTACGTGGAGCCAACAAATGACGAGATCTGTGAGGCATTCAGGAAAGACCCCAAGGGCTTTGCCAATCA ATTTATGTATGAATATTCCATTAATTATGGACAAGCTCCTCTGACACTTTTAGTCAGTTACACCAAGAGTTACCTCTCTATGGTAGGGTCCTGCTGTACTTCACCAAGCCCAACAGTATGCTTTTTGAAAGAG AGACTTCAGCTTAAACATCTATCACTTCTCACCATTATGTCCAATAGACTCTGTTCACAATATGCTGCTTATGGGAAGGATAAATCAAGGCTCAG CCATCTCATAAAATTAGCCCAAAAAGTGCCTACTGCAAATTTGGAGGATGTTTTGCCACTGGCTGAAGATGTTGCCACAATCCTCTCCAAGTGTTGTGACTCTGCCTCTGAGGACTGCATGGCCAAGGAG CTGCCCGAATACACAGTAAAAATCTGTGACAACTTATCCTCAAAGAACTCTAAGTTTACGGACTGTTGTCAAGAAAAAACACCCATGGACATTTTTATATGCACTTACTTCATGCCAGCTGCCCCAAGACCTGAGCTTCCAGATGTCAAGTTGCCCACAAACAAAGATGTGTGTGATAAAGGAAACCCCAAAGTCCTGGATCA GTATGTATTTGAACTGAGTAGGAAGACCCACATTCCAGAAGTATTCCTCAGTAAAATACTTGAGCCAACCCTGAAAAGCCTTGATGAATGCTGCCACTCTGAAGACTCTACCGCCTGTTTTAAAGCTAAG ggcCCTCAATTTAAGAAGGAACTATCTTCTTTCATTGAAAAGGGACAAGAACTATGTGCGGATTATTCAGAAAATACATTTACTGAGTACAAGAAAAA ATTGGCAGAGCGACTAAGAGGAAAATGGCCTGATGCCACAGAGACAGAACTCGAAGAGCTGGTTAAGAAGCGCTCAGACTTTGCCTCCAAGTGCTGTTCCATAAACTCACCTCCCCTCTACTGTGATTCAGAG attgaTGCTGAAATGAATACCCTATAG